One part of the Cetobacterium somerae ATCC BAA-474 genome encodes these proteins:
- the truB gene encoding tRNA pseudouridine(55) synthase TruB gives MEGIIVIDKPIGITSFDVIRVLRRNLKERRIGHTGTLDPLATGILVICVGKATKLAQDIEGYEKEYVADLELGFKTDTYDIEGKVLAKVEEFNISYENFEETLETFKGDIKQIPPMYSAIKVDGKKLYELAREGVEIERKARDVSIKNLETISFDGVKAKIDCTVSKGTYIRSLIYDLGEKLGTFATMTGLRRTRVGEEDLARAFTLETIEKMVSENDFSFLVSIEDYFKFPKVDIEDENDLKLFVNGQRCKKRINEGKYRVYSKNNFIGLGEVTKGLLKGYKYY, from the coding sequence TTGGAAGGAATAATAGTTATAGATAAACCTATCGGTATAACTTCCTTTGATGTTATAAGGGTTTTAAGAAGAAATTTGAAAGAAAGAAGAATAGGACATACAGGAACTTTAGATCCTTTAGCAACTGGAATTCTAGTTATTTGTGTAGGAAAAGCTACAAAATTAGCACAGGATATAGAAGGATATGAAAAAGAGTATGTTGCAGATTTAGAACTTGGTTTTAAAACAGATACCTATGATATAGAAGGGAAAGTTTTAGCTAAAGTAGAAGAGTTTAATATTTCTTATGAAAATTTTGAAGAAACATTAGAAACATTTAAAGGAGATATAAAGCAAATACCACCAATGTATTCTGCTATAAAAGTGGATGGAAAGAAGCTTTATGAGTTAGCAAGAGAAGGTGTAGAGATTGAGAGAAAAGCTAGAGATGTTAGTATAAAAAATCTAGAAACTATATCTTTTGATGGAGTAAAGGCTAAGATTGATTGTACAGTTTCAAAAGGTACATATATAAGAAGTCTAATTTATGATTTAGGTGAGAAATTAGGAACTTTTGCAACAATGACTGGTTTAAGAAGAACTAGAGTTGGAGAAGAGGATTTAGCAAGAGCATTCACATTAGAAACTATTGAAAAAATGGTATCAGAGAATGATTTTTCTTTCTTAGTTTCAATAGAGGATTATTTTAAATTTCCTAAAGTAGATATTGAAGATGAAAATGATTTAAAACTTTTTGTTAATGGTCAAAGATGTAAAAAAAGAATAAATGAAGGAAAATATAGAGTTTATTCTAAGAATAATTTTATAGGCTTAGGCGAGGTTACAAAAGGATTATTAAAAGGTTACAAATATTATTAA
- a CDS encoding formate/nitrite transporter family protein → MKVYLTNKETTEQVLLLGENKGHYSFTKTTLLGFMGGVYIALSALGNLIANFTVGGGAGKFIGAAVFPTGLMLVVLVGGSLFTGDCLGLLAFTKGKVEKTTYTRNLCAVWIGNFLGSIFIAYVSYLAGNYSSPEFSKYVVGVAEHKVHLTFTEAVASGFLCNVLVAIGVWFALAAKDLAGKILAIWFPIMLFILGGFQHVVANMYYVSIGKILMSTVYSPSEMAIHFLAVTIGNFLSGALFLPLIYKKLYMND, encoded by the coding sequence GTGAAGGTTTATTTAACAAACAAAGAAACAACAGAGCAAGTTCTTCTTTTAGGAGAGAATAAGGGGCATTACTCATTTACTAAAACTACTTTACTAGGATTTATGGGAGGAGTGTACATAGCTCTTTCAGCTTTGGGAAATTTAATAGCTAACTTTACTGTAGGTGGAGGCGCTGGAAAATTTATAGGAGCTGCTGTTTTCCCAACAGGATTAATGCTTGTTGTATTAGTAGGAGGATCATTATTTACAGGAGATTGTCTAGGATTATTGGCTTTTACTAAGGGAAAGGTAGAAAAGACAACATACACAAGAAATTTATGTGCAGTATGGATAGGGAATTTTTTAGGATCAATATTTATAGCGTATGTGTCTTACTTAGCAGGAAATTATTCATCACCAGAATTTTCTAAATATGTAGTTGGAGTTGCAGAACATAAAGTTCATCTTACATTTACAGAAGCAGTAGCAAGTGGATTTTTATGTAACGTATTAGTTGCTATTGGTGTTTGGTTTGCTTTAGCAGCAAAAGATTTAGCAGGAAAAATATTAGCTATTTGGTTCCCGATAATGTTATTTATCTTAGGAGGATTCCAACACGTGGTTGCTAACATGTACTATGTAAGTATAGGAAAAATACTTATGTCTACAGTATATTCTCCAAGTGAAATGGCAATTCATTTCTTAGCTGTTACAATTGGAAACTTTTTATCAGGAGCATTATTTTTACCATTAATATATAAAAAGTTATACATGAATGATTAA
- a CDS encoding WYL domain-containing protein, protein MKKVRVTVSEDIWRLLKKDSEEFGINNNKLCNFILDKFKYTKKFDIDKFIEPQGRPLKKVIQFDLNVANKGIYYDILKANDVEVEAEFFRDLFEIYSSQFKYQREIFIFQDTYKVVLEAIKNKSKMRILYMEDNLIISPYFIKREDQGDENFIFAYDDENRIYRSIKLKDVIILGVLNEKIQIRDKKYIENMRKNFDPFLGERLLIKAIFTPIGESMLKSFTNYKPKLIKKDENIYQFEMTLENAKFYFASFLKEVTIIEPQKLRDELRSSFLQAYKIYDDKKI, encoded by the coding sequence ATGAAAAAAGTAAGAGTTACAGTTTCAGAAGATATTTGGAGACTTTTAAAAAAAGATTCAGAAGAGTTTGGAATAAACAATAATAAATTATGTAATTTTATTTTAGATAAATTTAAATACACTAAAAAGTTTGATATTGATAAGTTTATAGAACCTCAAGGAAGACCTTTAAAAAAAGTTATACAATTTGATTTAAATGTAGCTAATAAAGGTATATATTATGATATTTTAAAGGCAAATGATGTAGAGGTAGAAGCTGAGTTTTTTAGAGATCTTTTTGAAATATATTCATCACAATTTAAGTATCAACGAGAAATATTTATATTTCAAGATACTTACAAAGTAGTTTTAGAAGCTATAAAAAATAAATCAAAAATGAGAATATTATATATGGAAGATAATTTAATAATATCTCCATATTTTATAAAAAGAGAGGATCAAGGAGATGAAAATTTTATATTTGCTTATGATGATGAGAATAGAATTTATAGAAGTATAAAATTAAAAGATGTGATTATTTTAGGTGTGCTAAATGAAAAAATTCAAATTAGAGATAAAAAATATATTGAAAATATGAGGAAAAATTTCGATCCATTTTTAGGAGAGAGATTATTAATAAAAGCTATTTTTACTCCAATAGGAGAGAGTATGCTAAAAAGTTTTACTAACTATAAACCTAAACTTATAAAAAAAGATGAAAATATTTATCAATTTGAAATGACTTTAGAGAATGCTAAGTTTTATTTTGCTTCTTTTTTAAAAGAGGTTACGATAATAGAGCCACAAAAATTAAGAGATGAATTAAGAAGTTCTTTTTTACAAGCATATAAAATTTATGATGATAAAAAAATTTAA
- a CDS encoding DUF1904 domain-containing protein encodes MPHLKFRGIDKKSLIENSKELIDGLTSIVQCDRTWFTIEHTETEYIFDGAIVPGYTFVDVAWFDRGQETKNIVADFITKFCKKLTNNNDTTVIFYPLEGSNYYDNGEHF; translated from the coding sequence ATGCCACATTTAAAATTTAGAGGTATTGATAAAAAAAGTTTAATTGAAAATAGTAAAGAATTAATTGATGGACTTACTTCAATTGTACAATGTGATAGAACTTGGTTTACTATTGAGCATACTGAAACTGAGTATATTTTCGATGGAGCTATCGTTCCTGGTTATACTTTTGTTGATGTTGCTTGGTTTGACAGAGGACAAGAAACTAAAAATATTGTTGCAGACTTCATCACAAAATTTTGTAAAAAATTAACAAACAACAACGATACTACTGTTATCTTCTATCCCCTTGAAGGTTCAAATTATTATGATAATGGGGAACATTTTTAA
- a CDS encoding M16 family metallopeptidase, which produces MKKRIFPFTIIFLILQLFIFASNQPNLQVSKNLISGTLDNGLQYYILKNKKPENRASLNLVVKAGSLYEEEDQQGLAHFLEHMAFNGTTEYKKNELVTYLQSLGLSFGGDLNAYTSFSETVYKLQVPTSKSDLETGFNVLKEWASEVTLDPKDVENEKNIIIEEWRLRQGISQRVGDLQKKILYGDSWYSKRFPIGFPETIKGATSKKLRDYYEKWYQPENMAVVAVGDFNPEDIKHLITNNFASLKNKTNIVNTNYEISLPLEDSVTIFTDPELTTTNFNLMWKEPISTIDTTASFKNNLEKILLNSILNTRFSILSKDKDSPFVYSSIYNFPLNKNTGIYAISALIKDENINKSITDIIDNLKSISLNGVSSQELENEKINLLNNLKTIVSNKESIKNDIYMDSIVDYILNNNVFMEPDAEYELTENILKSITIDDLKNIASNLTSLNYDVLITSRENMKDKLPKTNEIKSLIDLLLTKNTTSIEEKSFKTELPELNLIPGTSKIITKEKDYTKLLLSNGIEVLYKETNFDKDKITFKLTKLQGSSSLEYPEYINSLFLPEILSNSGVGDINYSSLELYFKGKNFSVEPFIDDYTQGFTISTNKENLSEALKFFRTLISNPKFDENIIESNLKTNRELIKNRDFSPKALFKKTYLETLNNNHPRKVPLEIDDISYVNKESLLNTFEHLFSNFKNYKLVVTGSIDEQILIKNLDYYFANLPINTNQLEYKDLNVVYPTESVKKTIIKGIDKKATVILTFPYQSNFSLENRVLYGAFSNLLNILLIEDVREKIGGVYSISSYSNLEKLNFGENYLQIMFSTDTKRVDEVVSKVKNTIKNIQKGTFPENKILDIQKNYKLNFETALNTNSFWNNYLEKKNLISDYEFYTPMRYNKTVNYNSIINFSNRALNIKNCVEVILLPEKEE; this is translated from the coding sequence ATGAAAAAAAGAATATTTCCGTTTACTATAATATTTTTAATTTTACAACTTTTTATTTTTGCTAGTAACCAACCAAATCTACAAGTATCTAAAAATCTAATTTCTGGAACACTTGACAACGGTTTACAGTACTATATACTTAAAAATAAAAAACCTGAAAATAGAGCTTCTTTAAATCTTGTTGTAAAAGCTGGTTCTCTTTACGAAGAGGAAGATCAACAAGGATTGGCACATTTTTTAGAACATATGGCTTTCAATGGTACTACAGAGTATAAAAAAAATGAGCTTGTTACATATCTCCAGTCTTTAGGTTTAAGTTTCGGTGGAGATTTAAATGCATATACCAGTTTTTCAGAAACGGTTTATAAACTTCAAGTTCCCACTTCTAAGTCAGATTTAGAAACTGGTTTTAATGTTCTTAAAGAGTGGGCATCAGAGGTAACTCTCGATCCAAAAGATGTTGAAAATGAAAAAAATATAATTATTGAAGAGTGGCGACTAAGACAAGGAATTTCTCAAAGAGTTGGAGATTTACAAAAGAAAATCTTATATGGTGATTCTTGGTATTCTAAAAGATTTCCTATAGGTTTTCCTGAAACTATAAAGGGCGCAACTTCTAAAAAACTTAGAGACTATTATGAAAAATGGTATCAACCAGAAAATATGGCTGTTGTTGCTGTTGGAGATTTTAATCCTGAAGATATCAAACACCTTATTACTAATAATTTTGCATCATTAAAAAATAAAACAAATATTGTTAATACAAATTATGAAATATCTTTACCCCTTGAGGATTCAGTTACTATTTTTACTGATCCTGAACTTACTACAACTAATTTTAATTTAATGTGGAAAGAACCTATATCTACTATTGATACTACAGCTTCATTCAAAAATAACTTAGAAAAAATCTTACTTAATTCTATTTTAAATACTAGATTTTCTATTTTATCTAAAGATAAAGATTCACCTTTTGTATATTCCTCTATTTATAATTTTCCTCTTAATAAAAACACTGGAATTTATGCAATTTCAGCACTTATAAAGGATGAAAATATAAATAAATCTATAACGGATATAATTGATAATTTAAAAAGTATTTCATTAAATGGAGTTTCATCTCAAGAATTAGAAAATGAAAAAATAAATCTTTTAAACAATCTAAAGACTATTGTTAGCAATAAAGAAAGTATTAAAAATGATATCTACATGGATTCTATCGTTGATTATATTTTAAATAATAATGTTTTTATGGAACCTGATGCGGAATATGAATTAACTGAAAATATTTTAAAAAGTATAACTATTGATGACTTAAAAAATATTGCTAGTAATCTTACTTCTTTAAATTACGACGTTTTAATAACTTCTAGAGAAAATATGAAAGATAAGCTACCTAAAACAAATGAAATTAAATCTTTAATTGATTTACTTTTAACAAAAAATACAACCTCTATTGAAGAAAAATCTTTTAAAACTGAATTACCAGAGTTAAATTTAATACCTGGTACTTCTAAAATTATTACAAAAGAAAAAGATTATACAAAACTACTTCTTTCAAATGGAATAGAAGTTCTTTATAAAGAAACTAACTTTGACAAAGATAAGATAACTTTTAAATTAACTAAATTGCAAGGTAGCTCTAGTTTAGAATATCCTGAATACATTAATTCACTTTTCCTTCCAGAAATTCTTTCTAATTCTGGAGTAGGAGATATTAACTATAGCTCTTTAGAGTTATATTTCAAAGGAAAAAATTTTAGTGTTGAACCATTTATTGATGATTATACACAAGGGTTTACAATATCTACAAATAAAGAGAATCTTTCTGAAGCATTAAAGTTTTTTAGAACACTTATCTCTAATCCAAAATTTGATGAAAATATTATTGAATCAAATTTAAAAACAAATAGAGAGTTAATAAAAAATAGAGACTTTTCTCCTAAAGCTTTATTTAAAAAAACATATTTAGAAACTTTAAATAACAATCATCCAAGAAAAGTTCCTTTAGAAATAGATGATATTTCTTATGTTAACAAAGAATCTCTTTTAAATACATTTGAACATTTATTTAGTAATTTTAAAAATTATAAACTAGTTGTTACAGGTTCTATTGATGAACAAATTTTAATTAAAAATTTAGATTATTACTTTGCTAATCTTCCTATAAATACTAATCAATTAGAATACAAAGACTTAAATGTAGTTTACCCTACTGAGTCTGTTAAAAAAACTATTATCAAAGGAATTGATAAAAAAGCTACAGTTATTTTAACTTTTCCTTATCAAAGTAATTTTTCATTAGAAAATAGAGTTTTATATGGAGCTTTTTCTAATTTATTAAATATACTCCTAATCGAAGATGTTAGAGAAAAAATTGGTGGTGTTTATTCTATTTCTTCATATTCTAACCTTGAAAAATTAAATTTTGGTGAAAATTATCTTCAAATTATGTTTAGTACAGATACTAAAAGAGTTGATGAAGTTGTATCTAAAGTCAAAAATACTATTAAAAATATTCAAAAAGGAACTTTTCCAGAAAATAAAATTTTAGATATTCAAAAAAACTATAAACTAAATTTTGAGACTGCATTAAATACCAATAGTTTTTGGAATAATTACCTAGAGAAAAAAAATTTAATATCTGACTATGAATTTTATACTCCTATGAGGTATAATAAGACAGTAAACTATAACTCTATTATAAATTTTTCTAATAGAGCACTTAATATAAAAAACTGTGTAGAAGTTATTCTTTTGCCAGAAAAGGAGGAATAA
- a CDS encoding shikimate kinase, with amino-acid sequence MKANIALIGFMGSGKTTIGRILARSLDMKFIDIDRCISMKEKRTIPEIFEEHGEKYFRDLERSIIEEESKDNNIVISTGGGAIIDNVNIKNLKSTSFVVYLDCDVNTIYERVKRSKTRPLLTNSEDMLQTIQDLYDKRQTLYKISSDFSIKIDSNTNIYDSVEKIKNAYILS; translated from the coding sequence ATGAAAGCTAATATCGCTCTTATAGGTTTTATGGGAAGTGGAAAAACTACTATAGGTAGAATTCTAGCTAGAAGCCTAGATATGAAATTCATAGATATTGATCGTTGCATATCTATGAAAGAAAAAAGAACTATCCCTGAAATATTTGAAGAACATGGAGAAAAATATTTTAGAGATTTAGAAAGATCTATTATTGAAGAAGAATCTAAAGATAACAATATAGTTATTTCCACTGGTGGTGGAGCAATTATTGATAATGTTAATATTAAAAATCTAAAATCCACTTCTTTTGTAGTTTATTTAGATTGTGATGTTAATACTATTTACGAACGAGTAAAAAGAAGTAAAACTAGACCACTTCTTACAAACTCAGAAGACATGTTACAAACAATACAAGACTTGTATGATAAAAGACAAACATTGTACAAAATATCTTCTGATTTTTCAATTAAAATAGATTCAAACACAAATATTTATGATAGTGTTGAAAAAATAAAAAATGCTTATATATTAAGCTAA
- the brnQ gene encoding branched-chain amino acid transport system II carrier protein translates to MNKRKEILVLGLALFSMFFGAGNLLFPPSLGVAVGQSWFIAGIGFFITGVGLPLLGILAFTKGGSLDEFASKVSKKFNTAYLTTLILVIGPLFAIPRTGSTTFEMGVLPLIGGADPKISAIACSVIFFGITLFLVLNESKVTDVLGKFLTPIILVILALITVFGILNPIGEPVASIVEGSQFSYGFINGYQTMDALASVLFGVIIVKGLEGKGVTDSKEQKVFLTGAGFIAALGLGLIYFSLIYLGAQISSMQNLSTAQTALMVAELTLGSSGKIAFGICVAAACLTTSVGLTALVSDWFSKLTNVSYKKVAIITCIFSAILAVAGLDYIISLAVPVLVILYPVTIVLIVLNIFGVENRNCFAFATIITLIISILEVLKVNLSFIPLSNLGFAWIIPAIIAFLIGKVIKN, encoded by the coding sequence ATGAATAAAAGAAAAGAGATTTTAGTTTTAGGGTTAGCATTATTTTCGATGTTTTTTGGAGCGGGGAACTTGTTATTTCCACCATCTCTTGGGGTAGCAGTTGGACAAAGTTGGTTTATAGCAGGAATAGGATTTTTTATAACTGGAGTTGGATTACCACTACTTGGAATTCTTGCTTTTACAAAAGGTGGAAGTCTAGATGAGTTTGCAAGTAAAGTTTCTAAAAAATTTAATACAGCATACTTAACAACATTAATTTTAGTAATTGGACCATTATTTGCAATTCCAAGAACAGGATCAACTACTTTTGAAATGGGAGTATTACCACTAATAGGAGGAGCGGACCCTAAAATTTCTGCAATAGCTTGTTCTGTTATATTTTTCGGAATAACACTATTTTTAGTTTTAAATGAATCTAAAGTAACAGATGTTTTAGGAAAGTTTCTGACACCTATTATATTAGTGATTTTAGCTTTAATAACAGTATTTGGAATTTTAAATCCGATTGGAGAACCAGTAGCAAGCATAGTTGAAGGAAGTCAATTTTCATATGGATTTATAAATGGTTATCAAACAATGGATGCATTAGCTTCAGTTTTATTTGGTGTAATAATAGTAAAAGGATTAGAAGGAAAAGGTGTTACAGATTCTAAAGAGCAAAAAGTTTTTTTAACTGGAGCAGGATTTATAGCAGCATTAGGATTAGGATTAATATATTTTAGTTTAATTTATCTAGGAGCACAAATTAGCAGTATGCAAAATTTATCTACAGCTCAAACAGCATTAATGGTAGCTGAATTAACATTAGGAAGTTCAGGAAAGATTGCATTTGGTATTTGTGTAGCTGCAGCATGTTTAACAACTTCTGTAGGATTAACAGCATTAGTGAGTGATTGGTTTTCAAAGCTAACAAATGTATCATATAAAAAAGTAGCTATTATAACATGTATATTTTCAGCAATATTAGCAGTAGCAGGTTTAGACTATATCATAAGCTTAGCTGTACCAGTTTTAGTAATCCTTTACCCAGTTACTATTGTATTAATTGTTTTAAATATTTTTGGAGTTGAAAATAGAAATTGTTTTGCCTTTGCAACGATAATTACTTTAATTATAAGCATTTTAGAAGTTTTAAAAGTAAACTTATCATTTATACCTCTATCAAATTTAGGTTTTGCATGGATTATTCCAGCAATAATTGCCTTTTTAATTGGAAAAGTTATAAAAAATTAA
- a CDS encoding putative glycoside hydrolase: MRVKDKKKFFRFLILVTIFIFTISCGVKRFVFNDEPKKVEMVSDEIKVDVLSLNKVNTDTELKKKDSIIKEDKKEIELKNITEQKIPEIKEEVSVNEQKEEKNIEKNIVNNSKYIKNQTLFVYRDEMQKEKTDTLRKGTRVDIIDEKEITVNDKKKSLLKIQYKKDLKNKSGWISKVDLANSLNEVLPKEWKNLDFTSNYPTNNFSNNPRVDVKGVYLNIYTIGSSKKMERLINLANTTEINAFVIDVKDDNGVLSFEMEAPKKFGIPVSKNYPIKNIEEFMKKMKENNIYTIARIVSFKDPTYAKANPDKVIISRDTGKPYTNSDGIIWVSAHDRNLWDYNLSVAEEAAKAGFNEIQFDYVRFPASNGGKLDAKLNYRNTKNESKPETIQKYLKYAKERLNVLGVYTSADVYGQVGTFSDDMGLGQHWEAVTQVVDYISPMMYPSHYGNGAYGIAVPDAQPYKTIYHSLKDSINRNENVNSPAVIRPWIQAFTAKWVKGYIPYNEKEIREQIKAMNDLGVTEYLLWSPSNNYKITGK; encoded by the coding sequence GTGAGAGTAAAGGACAAAAAGAAATTCTTTAGATTTTTAATACTAGTAACAATTTTTATTTTTACAATTTCTTGTGGGGTTAAAAGATTTGTTTTTAATGATGAACCTAAAAAAGTAGAAATGGTAAGTGATGAAATAAAAGTGGATGTCTTATCTTTAAATAAAGTAAATACAGACACAGAATTAAAAAAAAAAGATTCAATTATAAAAGAGGATAAAAAAGAGATAGAGTTAAAAAATATAACTGAACAAAAAATACCTGAAATAAAAGAGGAAGTATCAGTAAATGAGCAAAAAGAAGAAAAGAATATTGAAAAAAATATAGTAAATAACTCAAAATATATTAAAAATCAAACGCTGTTTGTTTATAGAGATGAAATGCAAAAAGAAAAAACAGACACTTTGAGAAAAGGGACAAGAGTTGATATTATAGATGAAAAAGAAATAACTGTAAATGATAAGAAAAAGTCATTATTAAAGATTCAATATAAAAAAGATTTGAAAAATAAAAGTGGTTGGATAAGTAAAGTAGATTTAGCAAATAGTTTAAATGAAGTTTTGCCAAAAGAATGGAAAAATCTAGATTTTACATCAAATTATCCAACTAATAATTTTAGTAATAATCCAAGAGTAGATGTAAAAGGAGTGTACTTAAATATTTATACAATTGGAAGTTCTAAAAAAATGGAAAGACTCATAAATCTTGCGAATACAACAGAAATAAATGCTTTTGTAATAGATGTAAAAGATGATAATGGAGTACTATCTTTTGAAATGGAAGCTCCTAAAAAATTCGGAATACCAGTTTCGAAAAATTATCCAATAAAAAATATAGAAGAGTTTATGAAAAAAATGAAAGAAAATAATATATATACGATAGCAAGAATTGTTTCATTTAAGGATCCAACGTATGCAAAAGCAAATCCAGATAAAGTTATTATTTCAAGAGATACAGGAAAACCTTATACAAATAGTGATGGAATAATTTGGGTATCAGCACACGATAGAAATCTTTGGGATTATAATTTATCAGTTGCAGAAGAAGCAGCAAAAGCAGGGTTTAATGAGATACAATTTGATTATGTAAGATTTCCAGCTTCAAATGGTGGGAAGTTAGATGCAAAACTAAATTATAGAAATACCAAAAATGAATCAAAACCAGAAACTATTCAAAAATACTTAAAATATGCAAAAGAAAGATTAAATGTTTTAGGTGTTTATACAAGTGCGGATGTTTATGGGCAAGTAGGAACATTTAGTGATGATATGGGATTAGGACAGCATTGGGAAGCTGTAACTCAAGTTGTAGACTATATTTCACCAATGATGTATCCAAGTCATTATGGAAATGGAGCTTATGGAATAGCAGTTCCAGATGCACAGCCATATAAAACAATATACCACTCATTAAAAGATTCTATAAATAGAAATGAAAATGTTAATTCACCAGCAGTGATAAGACCGTGGATTCAAGCTTTTACTGCAAAATGGGTAAAAGGATATATTCCTTATAATGAAAAGGAAATAAGAGAGCAAATTAAAGCAATGAATGATTTGGGAGTAACAGAGTATTTACTTTGGAGTCCAAGTAATAACTATAAGATTACAGGGAAATAA
- a CDS encoding SDR family NAD(P)-dependent oxidoreductase: MNNLYGKTIFITGATKGIGRSCALAYAEKGANLILTARSSDLLDSLKEELIRKYGIRVHTLVIDVRNSKDVEDKVKSLPESFKKIDILINNAGLALGLDKVYLASPTDIDTVIDTNIKGMLYVTSAIVPLMLKNNSGYVVNIGSIAGDAAYAGGAIYCASKAAVKTFSDGLRIDLVDSNIRVTNIKPGLVETEFSKVRFKGDLEKANNTYKGIDALTPDDVANVVIYATGLPENIQLTEIAMTPNHQADGRTVHREN, from the coding sequence ATGAACAATTTATACGGTAAGACTATTTTTATTACTGGAGCAACAAAAGGTATTGGAAGAAGTTGTGCTTTAGCGTATGCAGAAAAAGGTGCAAACCTAATTTTAACTGCTAGAAGTTCCGATTTACTTGATTCTTTAAAAGAAGAATTAATTAGAAAATATGGTATAAGAGTTCATACTTTAGTTATTGATGTGCGTAATAGCAAAGATGTTGAAGATAAGGTAAAATCTTTACCTGAGTCTTTTAAAAAAATTGACATTTTAATCAATAATGCTGGATTAGCTTTAGGTCTAGACAAAGTTTATCTAGCCTCTCCTACAGATATCGACACTGTTATTGATACTAATATTAAAGGGATGCTTTATGTTACAAGTGCTATAGTTCCTTTAATGTTAAAAAATAACTCTGGATATGTTGTTAATATCGGTTCTATCGCTGGGGATGCTGCTTATGCAGGTGGAGCTATTTATTGCGCTTCTAAAGCCGCTGTTAAAACTTTTTCTGATGGATTAAGAATTGATTTAGTTGATTCAAATATTAGAGTTACTAATATTAAGCCTGGTTTAGTTGAAACAGAATTTAGTAAGGTAAGATTTAAAGGAGATCTTGAAAAAGCTAATAATACGTATAAAGGTATCGATGCTTTAACTCCTGATGATGTAGCAAATGTTGTTATTTATGCTACTGGCCTTCCTGAAAATATACAGTTGACAGAAATTGCAATGACACCAAACCATCAAGCTGATGGAAGAACTGTTCATAGAGAAAATTAA